One Pseudonocardia abyssalis DNA segment encodes these proteins:
- a CDS encoding ROK family protein, whose protein sequence is MSRQRAIGLDVGGTKIAGGVVDADGTVLTELVEPTPEDSDAEAVSAVLLDIVERLRAKHDDVSAIGVGAAGIVEWPQGRMLWAPNNAYRDWPVREQLEAATGLPAVIDNDANVAALAEARLGARQYRDLVLVTVGTGIGGGLVLGGQIYRGPTGRGAELGHIVLNPDGPVCGCGNHGCFEAYASGTALTRMGREAAADDPDGLIARLGAEQGEVTGQTVTAAAGQGDPTALDLFGRLGRWLGVGIASLANIFELEAVIVGGGLVSTGDLLLEPARRAAREFAYAREARSTAPIVAATFGGDAGLVGAALLALEDGRTSVG, encoded by the coding sequence GTGAGCAGACAGCGGGCGATCGGGTTGGACGTCGGCGGCACCAAGATCGCGGGCGGTGTCGTGGACGCCGACGGCACGGTACTGACCGAGCTGGTCGAGCCCACGCCGGAGGATTCCGACGCCGAGGCGGTGTCCGCGGTGCTGCTCGACATCGTCGAGCGGCTGCGCGCGAAGCACGACGACGTGTCCGCGATCGGGGTCGGTGCGGCGGGGATCGTCGAGTGGCCGCAGGGTCGGATGCTGTGGGCCCCGAACAACGCCTACCGCGACTGGCCGGTGCGCGAGCAACTGGAGGCCGCCACCGGGCTGCCCGCCGTCATCGACAACGACGCCAACGTCGCCGCGCTCGCCGAGGCCCGGCTGGGAGCGCGGCAGTACCGCGACCTCGTGCTGGTCACCGTCGGCACCGGGATCGGTGGCGGACTGGTGCTGGGCGGGCAGATCTACCGGGGTCCGACCGGACGCGGCGCGGAGCTGGGGCACATCGTGCTCAACCCCGACGGCCCCGTCTGCGGCTGCGGCAACCACGGCTGCTTCGAGGCCTACGCCTCCGGCACCGCGCTCACCCGGATGGGCCGCGAGGCCGCCGCCGACGATCCCGACGGCCTGATCGCACGGCTCGGTGCCGAGCAGGGCGAGGTCACCGGCCAGACGGTGACGGCCGCGGCCGGGCAGGGCGACCCGACCGCCCTGGACCTGTTCGGGCGGCTGGGCCGCTGGCTCGGCGTCGGTATCGCGTCGCTGGCCAACATCTTCGAGCTGGAGGCGGTGATCGTCGGCGGTGGGCTGGTCAGCACCGGCGACCTCCTGCTGGAACCGGCCCGTCGCGCCGCCCGCGAGTTCGCCTACGCCCGCGAGGCCCGGTCGACGGCCCCGATCGTGGCTGCGACCTTCGGCGGCGACGCCGGCCTGGTCGGCGCCGCGCTGCTCGCCCTCGAGGACGGCCGTACCTCGGTAGGGTGA
- a CDS encoding alkaline phosphatase D family protein, which translates to MLVLGPVLRHVGETTAQVWVQTDGPATVRVLGCETRTFEVQGHHFALVGVTGLTPDSRTPYEVHLDGEQVWPLTNTPFPASLIRTRGPESDGSNRIIFGSCRYAKVADPKLSAKLGIDALDAYASRMVRRDPEEWPDALLLLGDQVYADELTPQIRRRIAGRRDSHPDWPDDEIVDFGEYVGLYRDAWSDPEIRWLLSTVPTAMIFDDHDVRDDWNTSKAWRDEMRATTWWEHRIRAGLASYWVFQHIGNLPPEELAADADAARILGAQGDAWPQLAELADRADAETDGAKGVRFSFRWDLGRSRFVMIDSRNGRILEDGQHLMLGDPEFDWVEAAVHAPGTVDHLVLGTSLPWLLPHAIGELQTVNEIAASKPGWRGRLGESIRQGADLEHWAAFRESFDRLTRMIERAAQSGVASVNVLSGDVHHSYAARADLESAPPAAVHQLTCSPVHNHVEWFVKPGFRLGWSRFTRRLTERWSEKAGAPAKTVDWERLAGPLFGNTIATLDITDRRAEVFFEQPTSAAALAERARLELTAPAPVEVVT; encoded by the coding sequence ATGCTCGTTCTCGGACCCGTCCTGCGGCACGTCGGCGAGACCACAGCGCAGGTGTGGGTGCAGACCGACGGCCCCGCCACCGTCCGCGTCCTCGGCTGCGAGACTCGCACGTTCGAGGTGCAGGGCCACCACTTCGCGCTGGTCGGGGTCACCGGTCTGACGCCCGACAGCCGTACCCCCTACGAGGTGCACCTCGACGGCGAGCAGGTGTGGCCGCTGACGAACACGCCGTTCCCGGCCAGTCTGATCCGCACGCGCGGCCCGGAGTCCGACGGGTCGAACCGGATCATCTTCGGGTCGTGCCGCTACGCGAAGGTGGCCGACCCGAAACTGTCGGCCAAGCTCGGGATCGACGCGCTCGACGCGTACGCCTCCCGGATGGTGCGCCGCGATCCCGAGGAGTGGCCCGACGCGCTGCTCCTGCTCGGCGACCAGGTCTACGCCGACGAGCTGACGCCGCAGATCCGCCGCCGCATCGCCGGGCGCCGCGACAGCCACCCCGACTGGCCCGACGACGAGATCGTCGACTTCGGGGAGTACGTCGGCCTCTACCGCGACGCCTGGTCCGACCCGGAGATCCGCTGGCTGCTCTCCACCGTGCCCACCGCGATGATCTTCGACGACCACGACGTGCGCGACGACTGGAACACCTCGAAGGCCTGGCGCGACGAGATGCGCGCGACGACCTGGTGGGAGCACCGGATCCGCGCGGGCCTGGCCTCGTACTGGGTGTTCCAGCACATCGGCAACCTCCCGCCCGAGGAGCTGGCCGCCGACGCCGACGCCGCGCGCATCCTCGGCGCACAGGGCGACGCCTGGCCGCAGCTCGCCGAGCTGGCGGACCGCGCCGACGCCGAGACCGACGGCGCGAAGGGGGTGCGGTTCAGTTTCCGCTGGGACCTGGGCCGCAGCCGGTTCGTCATGATCGACTCCCGGAACGGGCGGATCCTCGAGGACGGGCAGCACCTGATGCTGGGCGACCCGGAGTTCGACTGGGTCGAGGCCGCCGTGCACGCGCCCGGCACCGTCGACCACCTGGTGCTCGGCACGTCGCTGCCGTGGCTGCTGCCGCACGCGATCGGCGAGCTGCAGACGGTCAACGAGATCGCGGCGTCGAAGCCGGGGTGGCGGGGGCGGCTCGGGGAGTCGATCCGCCAGGGCGCCGACCTGGAGCACTGGGCCGCCTTCCGCGAGTCGTTCGACCGGCTGACCCGCATGATCGAGCGCGCCGCGCAGAGCGGGGTCGCGTCGGTGAACGTGCTCTCCGGCGACGTCCACCACAGCTACGCCGCCCGCGCCGACCTCGAGTCCGCACCACCCGCCGCCGTCCACCAACTGACGTGCTCGCCGGTGCACAACCATGTCGAGTGGTTCGTGAAGCCGGGATTCCGCCTGGGCTGGTCGCGGTTCACCCGGCGGCTCACCGAGCGGTGGTCGGAGAAGGCGGGCGCACCGGCGAAGACCGTCGACTGGGAGCGCCTCGCCGGCCCCCTGTTCGGCAACACCATCGCCACGCTCGACATCACCGACCGCCGTGCCGAGGTGTTCTTCGAGCAGCCGACGTCGGCCGCCGCGCTCGCCGAGCGCGCCCGCCTGGAGCTCACCGCGCCCGCACCCGTGGAGGTCGTCACGTGA